In the genome of Raphanus sativus cultivar WK10039 chromosome 4, ASM80110v3, whole genome shotgun sequence, one region contains:
- the LOC108838239 gene encoding uncharacterized protein LOC108838239: MKKLKKHYDMLGYICDAQYGIPTRCPCGGEIKTDVSPNPKYRHDFDTLPGSRYFTCKNYEDDGMHFRQPWTFGLEDEVRQLRMEVNNMAEEIAKLKRLITSTSPP, from the exons atgaagaagctgaagaaacaCTACGACATGTTAGGCTACATTTGCGATGCCCAATATGGAATTCCTACCCGTTGCCCATGTGGTGGTGAAATCAAGACAGATGTGTCTCCAAATCCGAAGTATCGCCACGATTTCGATACCTTGCCTGGAAGTAGGTACTTCACCTGCAAGAATTATGAG GATGATGGGATGCACTTTCGTCAGCCATGGACTTTTGGTCTTGAGGATGAAGTGAGGCAACTAAGGATGGAGGTCAATAATATGGCTGAAGAGATTGCTAAGCTTAAGAGGCTTATTACCTCCACCTCCCCTCCATGA